The following coding sequences lie in one Arachis hypogaea cultivar Tifrunner chromosome 9, arahy.Tifrunner.gnm2.J5K5, whole genome shotgun sequence genomic window:
- the LOC112711434 gene encoding ubiquitin C-terminal hydrolase 13-like isoform X1: MKDTTQNQQVQNFGDPFFLVVHEGETLADVKLRIQKKLQVPDEEFSKWKFAFLSLGRPEYLQDSDVVSSRFQRRDIYGAWEQYLGLEHTDNAPKSPMLSTSSQFCRIGTHLRSR, from the exons ATGAAAGATACGACACAAAATCAG CAAGTTCAGAATTTTGGAGACCCTTTTTTCTTGGTTGTACATGAGGGTGAGACTTTAGCTGATGTCAAATTGCGGATACAGAAAAAGTTGCAAGTTCCAGATGAAGAGTTTTCGAAG TGGAAGTTTGCATTTCTGTCACTCGGTCGTCCTGAATACCTACAAGATTCAGATGTTGTTTCCTCTCGGTTTCAG AGAAGGGATATCTATGGCGCTTGGGAGCAATATCTTGGACTGGAACACACGGACAATGCTCCAAAAAGTCCTATGCTGTCAACCAG TTCTCAATTTTGCAGAATCGGCACGCATTTGAGAAGCCGGTAA
- the LOC112711434 gene encoding ubiquitin C-terminal hydrolase 13-like isoform X2 yields MKDTTQNQQVQNFGDPFFLVVHEGETLADVKLRIQKKLQVPDEEFSKWKFAFLSLGRPEYLQDSDVVSSRFQRRDIYGAWEQYLGLEHTDNAPKSPMLSTRIGTHLRSR; encoded by the exons ATGAAAGATACGACACAAAATCAG CAAGTTCAGAATTTTGGAGACCCTTTTTTCTTGGTTGTACATGAGGGTGAGACTTTAGCTGATGTCAAATTGCGGATACAGAAAAAGTTGCAAGTTCCAGATGAAGAGTTTTCGAAG TGGAAGTTTGCATTTCTGTCACTCGGTCGTCCTGAATACCTACAAGATTCAGATGTTGTTTCCTCTCGGTTTCAG AGAAGGGATATCTATGGCGCTTGGGAGCAATATCTTGGACTGGAACACACGGACAATGCTCCAAAAAGTCCTATGCTGTCAACCAG AATCGGCACGCATTTGAGAAGCCGGTAA